In the genome of Caldalkalibacillus salinus, one region contains:
- a CDS encoding phage holin family protein: MDLLLYIKDELYALIPVLWIIGNFLKITPVIKNWTIPWILLSIAIIFSTVILGLTIQAFLQGVLVTGGAVLVHQLIKQTREKN, encoded by the coding sequence GTGGACTTGCTACTATATATCAAAGACGAACTGTACGCCCTCATACCAGTATTGTGGATTATCGGTAACTTTCTCAAAATTACACCGGTCATTAAAAATTGGACCATCCCTTGGATATTACTTTCAATCGCCATCATCTTTTCTACTGTTATATTAGGGCTGACCATCCAAGCTTTTTTACAAGGGGTATTGGTTACAGGGGGAGCTGTACTGGTTCATCAACTG